A window from Neodiprion fabricii isolate iyNeoFabr1 chromosome 2, iyNeoFabr1.1, whole genome shotgun sequence encodes these proteins:
- the LOC124175703 gene encoding uncharacterized protein LOC124175703 isoform X2 yields MVKQLQQRHDAAGSAKVHANATRVKSRSRKCCRPQRRLNRSQVLKMQPRKQPKSDQEAQSVASDGVSSGAVSPGAVPNGETSKQFLSTGRTGRRNALPDILGHHADTDTADLPSRLEALTTETKQAEPSTSKDGASTSKQYTG; encoded by the exons ATG GTGAAGCAGCTGCAACAACGCCATGACGCTGCCGGATCGGCGAAGGTTCACGCAAATGCAACGCGCGTCAAGTCAAGGTCGAGGAAGTGTTGCAGGCCTCAAAGGCGACTGAACCGTTCCCAAG TTCTGAAAATGCAACCGAGGAAACAACCGAAGTCAGATCAAGAGGCCCAAAGCGTCGCCTCCGATGGAGTTAGTAGCGGAGCAGTGAGTCCCGGTGCCGTACCGAATGGAGAAACTTCTAAGCAGTTTCTATCGACTGGAAGAACCGGACGCAGAAATGCACTGCCCGATATCCTGGGGCATCATGCAGACACGGATACAGCCGATCTACCATCTCGGCTGGAGGCACTAACGACGGAAACAAAGCAAG CCGAGCCGAGCACCAGCAAAGACGGGGCGTCAACTTCAAAGCAATACACCGGGTGA
- the LOC124175703 gene encoding uncharacterized protein LOC124175703 isoform X1 encodes MAKITAMEINVVKQLQQRHDAAGSAKVHANATRVKSRSRKCCRPQRRLNRSQVLKMQPRKQPKSDQEAQSVASDGVSSGAVSPGAVPNGETSKQFLSTGRTGRRNALPDILGHHADTDTADLPSRLEALTTETKQAEPSTSKDGASTSKQYTG; translated from the exons ATGGCGAAAATTACAGCTATGGAAATTAATGTG GTGAAGCAGCTGCAACAACGCCATGACGCTGCCGGATCGGCGAAGGTTCACGCAAATGCAACGCGCGTCAAGTCAAGGTCGAGGAAGTGTTGCAGGCCTCAAAGGCGACTGAACCGTTCCCAAG TTCTGAAAATGCAACCGAGGAAACAACCGAAGTCAGATCAAGAGGCCCAAAGCGTCGCCTCCGATGGAGTTAGTAGCGGAGCAGTGAGTCCCGGTGCCGTACCGAATGGAGAAACTTCTAAGCAGTTTCTATCGACTGGAAGAACCGGACGCAGAAATGCACTGCCCGATATCCTGGGGCATCATGCAGACACGGATACAGCCGATCTACCATCTCGGCTGGAGGCACTAACGACGGAAACAAAGCAAG CCGAGCCGAGCACCAGCAAAGACGGGGCGTCAACTTCAAAGCAATACACCGGGTGA